A window of Microbispora hainanensis genomic DNA:
CCTCAGCGAGGAGCCGTCGCGTACGGTCCACGATCACCGCCTGGTAGAGCGCCTCCTGGGTGGGGAAGTGCCGGTAGATCGTGCCGAGCCCCACCCCTGCCTCCCCGGCGACCGCGCGCACGGACGCGGACGTCCCCTCGCGGGCCAGCACGGCTTCGGCCGCCTCCAGGATGCGCTCCCGGTTGCGCTGCGCGTCCGCACGCCGGGGCCTCGCTTCGCCGGTCATCGTCCTCCTCGCACGTTTGACATCCGGAACGCATGTTCCGTATCGTCCCGAACCAACCGGAACGGGTGTTCCTGATACTACGGGAGGATACGTGATGGAGTACGCGACGCTCGGCCGTTCGGGACTCCGGGTCTCCACAGCCGGCCTCGGCACGATGAACTTCGGCGCCCCTGGAGGCTGCGACGAGACGGAGGCCACCCGCATCGTGGACGCGTTCCTGGAGGCGGGCGGGAACGTCATCGACACCGCCGACGCCTACACCGGCGGAGAGTCGGAGCGGATCGTCGGGCGGGCCGTGCGGGGCAGGCGGGACGAGGTGGTGCTCGCCACCAAGGCGTTCCTGCCGCAGGGGCCCGGTCCCAACGACCACGGGCTGTCCCGGGCCCACCTCACCAGGGCGCTGGAGAACAGCCTGCGCCGGCTCGGGACCGACCACATCGATCTCTACCAATGCCACCATTGGGACGACTCGACTCCGATCGAGGAGACCATGGCGACTCTGGACGGATTCGTGCGGTCGGGCAAGGTGCGATACATCGGCTGCTCGAACTTCACCGCGGCCCAGATCGTGGAGGCCCAGTGGGCCGCGCAGCGCGTGGGCGGGACGCCGTTCGTCAGCCTCCAGCCGGAGTATTCGCTGGTTGCCAGGGGGATCGAGGCGGAGATCCTGCCCGTCTCCCAGCGGTATGGGCTCGGCACGCTCGTCTGGTCGCCCCTCGGCGGCGGCGTGCTCAGCGGGCGCTACCGCAGCGGCGAGACCCCCGGAGCCGACACCCGGCTGGGGCGGCTCATGGCGTCGCCCATCCCCGCGGCCCGCACCTGGGCCGAGGGCTTTCTGACCGAGCGCAACCTCGCGATCGCCGCGCACGTCGCCGACGCCGCCGCAAAGCTCGGCGTCGCCCCGGCGGCCGTGGCGCTGGCCTGGGTGCGGAGCAGGCCGGAGGTGACCTCGGTCATCGTCGGCCCGCGTACGCTCGACCAGCTGCGCGCCAACCTCGCCGGGCTCGACCTCGTCCTGCCGCCCGACGTCGCCGCCCATCTCGACGAGATCTCCCGCTGAGGGACGCGAACGGCGGTGCCGGGCGGACGAGACCCGGCGGGACAAGCGGCTGCCGCAGATCGAGCTGCGGAAGCTTCGCGACGCCTCCGTCGTGTCCGCCGCCGACATCGTGGACGAGGACAACGCCGAGCCGCTGTCGCCGTTCTAGACCCCTCAGCCGACGTTCCACCCCGGCCGGACCAGGCCCGACTCGTACGCGATGACGACGAGCCTGACCCGGTCTCTGGCGGCGAGCTTCGTCATGATCCTGCTGACGTGCGTCTTGGCGGTCGCGGGGCTGCACCGGAGGGCGTCGGCCACTTCGTTGTTGGACAGTCCACGCGCGACCAGCACGAGCACCTCACGCTCCCGCTCGGTGAGGTGCCGCAGCTCCGGGAAGTGCACAGGGTCGCCGCTGCGGTCGACGTACTCCTCGATCAGCCGCCGGGTCACGGTGGGGGACAGCAGGGCGTCGCCCGCGGCGACCACTCGCACCGCCTCCAGCAGGCCGGTCGGCTCTATGTCCTTGACCAGGAACCCGACGGCTCCCGCACGCAGCCCCCTGAAGATGTACTCGTCGTTCTCGAACGTGGTGAGGATGACGACACGGACATGGTCGAGGCGCGGGTCTCTCGCGATCCTGCGGGTGGCCTCGATGCCGTCGACTCCCGGCATGCGGACGTCCATGAGGACGACGTGCGGCCGGAGCGCCACGGTCATCCCGACCGCCTGGTCGCCCCGGCTCGCCTCACCCACCACCTCGATGTCGTCTTCGGAGTCGAGCAGCGTACGCAGTCCCATGCGCACGAGCGGCTGGTCGTCGGCCAGCAGGACGCGGATCATGGCTCGGGCCGTCGCAGCGGCAACCACGCCTCCACCACGAAGCCGCGCCCGTCCGCGGGCGCGGCCGTGATCGTGCCGGACATCGCTCTCACCCTCTCCGTCATCCCCGCTATTCCGTTGCCGGCCCGGACATCGTCCCCCGAGGCGCCCCGCCCGTCATCCCGCACGCGAACCAGTACGTCGGCCTCGTTCACGTGGACGACGACACTCGCGTGTGCCGCACCGGAGTGCCTGATCACGTTGGTCAGCGACTCCTGAACAACGCGGTAGGCGGCCAGGCCGACGTCCGCGGGCACGCGGCTCGCCTGGCCCCGTACGTCGAGGTCGACCGTGATGCCGCCCGCGGCCGCCATGCCCGCCAGCCGCTCGATGTCCTCGATGCCGGACGGAGGGAAGATCTCGCCGGCTTCGTCGACACGGCGGAGCACGTCGAGGATCGAGCGGAGTTCGACCAGCACGTCCTTGGTCACTCGCTTGATCGTCGTCACCGCGGCGTGGGCCTTGTCGGGATCCCTGCGCAGGAGATGCTCGGCGACGCCCGCCTGGATGCTGATCACCGAGATGTTGTGCGCCAGCACGTCGTGCAGTTCGCGCGCGATGCGCAGGCGCTCCTGATCGGCCCGCCGTTGTGCCTCCATCTCGCGGGTGAGCTCGGCCCGTGCCGCCTGCTCCGCGAT
This region includes:
- a CDS encoding response regulator gives rise to the protein MIRVLLADDQPLVRMGLRTLLDSEDDIEVVGEASRGDQAVGMTVALRPHVVLMDVRMPGVDGIEATRRIARDPRLDHVRVVILTTFENDEYIFRGLRAGAVGFLVKDIEPTGLLEAVRVVAAGDALLSPTVTRRLIEEYVDRSGDPVHFPELRHLTEREREVLVLVARGLSNNEVADALRCSPATAKTHVSRIMTKLAARDRVRLVVIAYESGLVRPGWNVG
- a CDS encoding sensor histidine kinase; the encoded protein is MGRESLRRMPRAFVVDCALSFAVAVSTVLTSVIAGGRAEQGPPDWVGHLLLVVAAAFLVARRRYPPLVMVLTMLVSLVYFGLGFGTGAFTIAPALAVYTAITAKHRIAGFAGAAVYLVIVLLADSSRGPQDVSEGHVWLVIWILVIVVAGEVSRSRAEHLRMIAEQAARAELTREMEAQRRADQERLRIARELHDVLAHNISVISIQAGVAEHLLRRDPDKAHAAVTTIKRVTKDVLVELRSILDVLRRVDEAGEIFPPSGIEDIERLAGMAAAGGITVDLDVRGQASRVPADVGLAAYRVVQESLTNVIRHSGAAHASVVVHVNEADVLVRVRDDGRGASGDDVRAGNGIAGMTERVRAMSGTITAAPADGRGFVVEAWLPLRRPEP
- a CDS encoding aldo/keto reductase, with translation MEYATLGRSGLRVSTAGLGTMNFGAPGGCDETEATRIVDAFLEAGGNVIDTADAYTGGESERIVGRAVRGRRDEVVLATKAFLPQGPGPNDHGLSRAHLTRALENSLRRLGTDHIDLYQCHHWDDSTPIEETMATLDGFVRSGKVRYIGCSNFTAAQIVEAQWAAQRVGGTPFVSLQPEYSLVARGIEAEILPVSQRYGLGTLVWSPLGGGVLSGRYRSGETPGADTRLGRLMASPIPAARTWAEGFLTERNLAIAAHVADAAAKLGVAPAAVALAWVRSRPEVTSVIVGPRTLDQLRANLAGLDLVLPPDVAAHLDEISR